A part of Flavobacteriaceae bacterium GSB9 genomic DNA contains:
- a CDS encoding HupE/UreJ family protein, whose product MNELSFYLAEGIRHITDPKGFDHMLFVVTLCSFYQLNEIKKILILVTAFTIGHSVTLALSSLDIIRVNQTAVELLIPITIFLTSMFNITAKQKINSKFGLNYLLALFFGLIHGMGFSNFFRSMMMGIQDGSIALPLFGFNLGIEIGQLTIVAVFLVLLFVYTNLFKGVHRDWKIFFSGAGAALSISLILNQL is encoded by the coding sequence ATGAATGAGTTAAGCTTTTATTTGGCAGAAGGGATTCGACACATAACAGACCCTAAAGGTTTTGACCATATGTTGTTTGTAGTAACCTTATGCTCTTTTTATCAATTGAATGAAATAAAAAAAATATTAATTCTTGTTACGGCTTTTACAATAGGACATTCGGTTACTTTGGCACTTTCTTCATTGGATATTATTCGAGTAAACCAAACGGCGGTTGAATTATTAATTCCAATTACAATCTTTCTTACCAGTATGTTCAATATTACTGCAAAACAGAAAATAAATTCAAAATTTGGTCTAAATTATTTGTTGGCTCTTTTTTTTGGTTTGATACACGGCATGGGTTTTTCCAACTTTTTTAGGTCTATGATGATGGGGATTCAAGACGGTTCCATCGCCTTACCGCTGTTCGGATTTAATTTAGGCATAGAAATTGGTCAGTTAACAATAGTAGCTGTATTTTTAGTACTATTATTTGTATATACCAATCTTTTTAAAGGCGTACATAGAGATTGGAAGATTTTTTTTAGCGGAGCGGGAGCAGCACTATCAATTTCTTTAATTTTAAATCAATTATAA
- a CDS encoding aldo/keto reductase, translating to MATGYYKRRDVLKLSGLAGMAAIMHPILTALNYKSEILKRKIPSSNQLLPVVGLGTWQTFDVSLSEGVKNTLSQVLFEMNKLGGCVVDSSPMYGRSESVVGILTQNQNFADDLFYATKVWITGKEAGMRQMNKSFELMKRKQMDLMQIHNLLDWEVHVKTLKEWKEQGKIKYWGITHYTDSSHARLEHIIKTENPDFVQFNYSILSRHAEVSLFKTIRKHNTAVLINRPYESGELFSVVKGISVPKWAEEFDIKSWGQFFLKFILSNQLVNCVIPGTSKPHHMIDNLMAGYGRMPDQKTREKMYAFMKNL from the coding sequence ATGGCCACTGGATATTATAAAAGACGCGATGTTCTAAAACTTTCTGGGCTTGCCGGCATGGCTGCTATAATGCATCCGATACTGACTGCGTTAAATTATAAAAGTGAAATTTTAAAAAGAAAAATACCTTCATCAAATCAGTTATTGCCTGTTGTTGGACTCGGAACTTGGCAAACTTTCGATGTTAGCCTTTCGGAAGGCGTAAAGAATACTTTAAGTCAAGTGTTGTTTGAGATGAATAAACTAGGAGGGTGTGTTGTTGATTCATCGCCAATGTATGGGCGTTCTGAAAGTGTGGTTGGCATACTAACACAAAACCAAAATTTTGCAGACGATTTATTTTATGCCACAAAAGTTTGGATTACAGGAAAAGAAGCTGGAATGCGTCAAATGAATAAGTCGTTTGAATTAATGAAAAGAAAGCAAATGGATTTAATGCAAATTCATAATCTTCTAGATTGGGAGGTACATGTTAAAACACTTAAGGAGTGGAAAGAACAGGGTAAAATTAAATACTGGGGTATTACGCATTATACAGATAGTTCACATGCTCGTCTTGAGCATATTATTAAAACGGAAAACCCAGATTTTGTTCAGTTTAATTATTCCATTTTGTCAAGACACGCAGAAGTTTCATTGTTTAAAACTATCAGGAAACACAATACGGCAGTTTTAATTAATCGCCCCTATGAAAGTGGTGAACTCTTTAGTGTGGTGAAAGGTATAAGTGTGCCGAAATGGGCTGAAGAATTTGATATAAAGAGCTGGGGGCAATTCTTTTTAAAATTTATATTATCCAACCAATTGGTTAACTGTGTAATTCCGGGCACGTCCAAGCCGCATCACATGATAGATAATTTGATGGCAGGGTATGGAAGAATGCCCGATCAAAAAACAAGGGAAAAGATGTACGCTTTTATGAAGAATTTATGA
- the gcvP gene encoding aminomethyl-transferring glycine dehydrogenase gives MNTNAFALRHIGPSEKDQKHMLETLGLDSLDQLIYETIPDDIRLKKELNLDEPMTEHEYLLHIHELSKKNKAYTTYIGLGYHPTILPAVIQRNILENPGWYTAYTPYQAEIAQGRLEALLNFQTMVMDLTGMEIANASLLDEGTAAAEAMGLLFAVRSRKQKKAGINKFFVSEHILPQTLSTLQTRATPIDIELVVGSEESFDFTSDFFGAILQYPGKHGQITDIKSFIEKANTSGIKVAVAADILSLVKLEAPGKFGADVVVGTTQRFGIPMGYGGPHAAYFATKEAYKRFLPGRIIGVTKDADGNRALRMALQTREQHIKRDRATSNICTAQVLLAVMAGMYAVYHGPKGLKFIANKVHNKTVILANTLKRLGYEQINSSYFDTLQIKTKAKKVKKVATEKKINLYYPNKETVTVSVNETTSIRDLNYLISIFAEAAKKETIIISSISEENNIDEFVQRTTDFLTEPVFNQYHSETELMRYIKSLERKDLALNHSMISLGSCTMKLNAAAEMLPLSWFKWGNIHPFAPLKQAKGYAKVLKELEDQLTEITGFAATSLQPNSGAQGEFAGLMVIKAYHESRGEHHRNICLIPSSAHGTNPASAVMAGMEVVVTKSTDEGNIDVDDLREKAEFYKDNLSCLMVTYPSTHGVYESAIKEITKIIHDNGGQVYMDGANMNAQVGLTNPGNIGADVCHLNLHKTFAIPHGGGGPGVGPICVAKQLVPFLPGNPVLKTGGKQAITAISAAPYGSALACLISYGYIKMLGAEGLTAATKTAILNANYIKQRLQGSFETLYSGERGRAAHEMIVDCRAFKANGIEVSDIAKRLIDYGFHAPTVSFPVAGTLMIEPTESESKAELDRFCDALISIKNEIDQVAKEDDNNLLKNAPHTLSMLTADEWHFPYSRQEAAYPLDYIKNNKFWPSVRRVNDAFGDRNLVCSCAPIEAYAEA, from the coding sequence ATGAACACAAATGCTTTTGCACTTAGACATATTGGCCCAAGTGAAAAGGACCAAAAACACATGTTGGAAACCCTTGGTCTTGATAGTTTAGATCAATTAATCTATGAAACCATTCCAGATGATATTCGTTTAAAAAAAGAGTTGAATTTAGATGAACCCATGACCGAACATGAATATCTATTACATATTCATGAGCTTTCAAAAAAGAATAAAGCTTACACCACGTATATCGGTTTAGGGTATCACCCAACAATTCTCCCAGCAGTAATACAACGAAATATTCTCGAAAATCCGGGCTGGTACACAGCTTACACGCCTTATCAGGCTGAAATTGCCCAAGGACGATTGGAAGCTCTTTTAAACTTCCAAACCATGGTCATGGATTTAACTGGCATGGAGATTGCAAATGCATCGCTTCTCGATGAAGGAACCGCTGCTGCAGAAGCTATGGGTTTACTTTTTGCTGTCCGTTCTCGCAAACAGAAAAAAGCAGGGATTAACAAATTTTTTGTTTCCGAACACATCTTACCCCAAACCTTATCAACACTACAAACTAGAGCCACGCCTATTGACATAGAGTTGGTTGTTGGCAGTGAGGAATCTTTTGATTTTACTTCGGATTTCTTTGGTGCTATTTTACAATATCCAGGAAAACATGGACAGATTACAGATATAAAATCGTTTATAGAAAAAGCCAATACCTCTGGAATAAAAGTAGCTGTTGCTGCCGATATTTTAAGCTTGGTAAAACTTGAAGCCCCTGGCAAATTTGGGGCGGATGTTGTTGTAGGAACTACGCAGCGTTTTGGAATACCTATGGGATATGGCGGCCCGCATGCCGCTTACTTTGCCACCAAAGAAGCTTACAAACGTTTTTTGCCTGGTCGCATAATTGGGGTTACCAAAGATGCCGATGGAAATCGCGCACTACGCATGGCACTACAAACACGAGAGCAACACATAAAAAGAGATAGAGCTACTTCCAATATTTGCACCGCTCAGGTTTTATTGGCGGTTATGGCCGGTATGTATGCGGTGTATCACGGTCCTAAAGGACTTAAATTTATCGCTAATAAAGTACATAACAAAACGGTAATTCTAGCAAATACCTTGAAGCGTTTGGGTTACGAACAAATCAACTCGTCTTATTTTGATACGCTTCAAATAAAAACCAAGGCTAAAAAAGTTAAAAAAGTAGCCACCGAAAAAAAGATAAACCTTTATTACCCCAATAAAGAAACAGTAACGGTTTCCGTTAACGAAACAACCTCGATTAGAGACCTTAATTATTTAATTTCGATTTTTGCTGAAGCTGCAAAAAAAGAAACAATTATCATTTCAAGTATTTCTGAAGAAAACAATATCGATGAGTTCGTTCAAAGAACTACAGATTTTTTGACTGAACCTGTATTTAACCAATACCACTCTGAAACCGAATTGATGCGTTATATCAAATCTCTTGAACGCAAAGATTTAGCCTTGAACCATTCTATGATTTCATTGGGCTCTTGCACCATGAAACTCAATGCCGCTGCGGAAATGTTACCGTTAAGTTGGTTTAAATGGGGCAACATCCATCCGTTTGCACCTTTAAAACAAGCCAAAGGATACGCTAAAGTTCTAAAAGAACTAGAAGACCAACTTACTGAAATCACTGGGTTTGCTGCAACCTCACTACAACCAAATTCTGGTGCCCAAGGGGAATTTGCCGGACTTATGGTAATAAAAGCATACCACGAATCTCGAGGAGAACACCATAGAAATATTTGCCTAATCCCTTCTTCTGCGCATGGCACCAATCCTGCTAGTGCAGTGATGGCAGGCATGGAAGTGGTTGTTACCAAATCGACTGATGAAGGAAATATTGATGTAGACGATTTACGTGAAAAAGCAGAGTTTTATAAAGACAACCTATCATGCTTAATGGTAACATACCCATCAACCCACGGTGTTTATGAATCGGCAATTAAAGAAATCACCAAAATAATTCATGATAATGGCGGGCAAGTTTACATGGACGGCGCTAATATGAATGCCCAAGTGGGATTAACAAACCCAGGGAATATTGGAGCCGATGTATGTCACCTCAACCTCCACAAAACTTTTGCCATACCGCATGGTGGTGGTGGCCCTGGTGTTGGCCCCATTTGTGTGGCCAAACAGCTTGTTCCGTTTTTGCCGGGCAATCCTGTTTTAAAAACTGGCGGCAAACAGGCAATTACAGCCATTTCCGCAGCACCCTATGGATCGGCCTTAGCATGCCTTATTTCTTATGGCTACATAAAAATGCTTGGTGCCGAAGGGTTAACTGCAGCTACTAAAACAGCCATTTTAAATGCCAATTACATAAAACAACGTTTGCAGGGGAGTTTTGAAACTTTATATTCCGGCGAACGTGGAAGAGCAGCACATGAAATGATTGTTGACTGTCGTGCTTTTAAAGCAAATGGCATTGAAGTGTCAGACATAGCCAAACGTTTAATTGATTACGGTTTTCATGCACCTACAGTATCTTTTCCAGTAGCTGGAACCCTAATGATTGAGCCAACGGAAAGCGAGAGTAAAGCAGAACTAGACCGTTTTTGTGATGCTTTAATTTCTATTAAAAATGAAATTGATCAAGTCGCAAAAGAAGACGACAACAACCTTTTAAAAAACGCACCACACACACTAAGTATGTTAACCGCCGATGAATGGCATTTCCCATACTCTAGGCAAGAGGCTGCTTATCCTTTGGACTATATTAAAAACAATAAATTTTGGCCAAGCGTAAGACGTGTGAATGATGCTTTTGGCGACCGAAATTTGGTGTGTTCTTGCGCACCTATTGAAGCCTATGCCGAAGCATAA
- a CDS encoding methyltransferase, which translates to MYENTFPNKRFRYTLEFLEKHVSTSESILDLGVTNPFSEIMKQHGYFVENTKGEDLDIDTSLIKNSNANVVTAFEIFEHLLSPFTVLESIKSDKLVASVPLKLWFSPAYRSKTDKWDRHYHEFEDWQFDWLLEKTGWKILDRQKWTNPTKKIGVRPILRWFTPRYYIVYAERI; encoded by the coding sequence ATGTACGAAAACACATTTCCAAATAAACGCTTTAGATATACTTTAGAATTTTTGGAAAAGCACGTTTCTACTTCTGAAAGCATTTTGGATTTGGGAGTAACCAACCCTTTTTCAGAAATTATGAAACAACACGGTTACTTTGTTGAAAACACCAAGGGAGAAGATTTAGATATCGACACTTCTTTAATTAAAAACTCGAATGCCAATGTGGTAACCGCTTTTGAAATTTTTGAACATTTGCTATCTCCGTTTACCGTTTTAGAATCTATTAAATCAGATAAACTTGTAGCTAGTGTGCCTTTAAAACTATGGTTCTCCCCTGCTTACAGAAGCAAAACAGACAAATGGGACCGCCATTACCACGAATTTGAAGATTGGCAATTCGATTGGCTTTTAGAAAAAACAGGCTGGAAAATTTTGGACAGACAAAAATGGACCAACCCGACCAAAAAAATTGGTGTCCGTCCAATATTGCGTTGGTTTACTCCAAGATATTATATAGTTTACGCCGAACGTATATAA
- a CDS encoding ketoacyl-ACP synthase III: MNIKITGTGSYIPSTVEKNTAFHNHHFLNTDGSALNAPNEVIVEKFKEITGIAERRYAKDHLNSSDLGFFAAEKAIEDAKIDPETIDYIIVAHNFGDVKHNTIQSDMLPSLASRIKHSLRIKNPKCVAYDILFGCPGWIEGVIQAQAFIKTGMAKRCLVIGTETLSRVTDKHDRDAMIFSDGAGATIIEASDGEGGILAHETASFTYDEAYYLFFGKSNNPELPQDTRYIKMDGRKIYEFALTNVPQAMKTCLDNSGIDIKDVKKIFIHQANEKMDEAILKRFYRLYKTEIPKGIMPMSIQKLGNSSVATVPTLFDLVKRNQLEGHNISKGDVVIFASVGAGMHINAIVYQY; this comes from the coding sequence ATGAATATTAAAATCACTGGTACAGGCAGCTACATTCCAAGTACTGTTGAAAAAAATACAGCCTTCCATAACCACCACTTTTTAAATACTGATGGATCGGCCCTAAACGCACCAAATGAGGTTATCGTAGAGAAGTTTAAAGAAATTACTGGAATTGCTGAACGTCGTTATGCAAAAGACCATCTAAACTCTTCAGATTTAGGTTTTTTTGCTGCCGAAAAAGCCATTGAAGATGCCAAAATAGACCCCGAAACGATTGACTACATAATTGTGGCACATAACTTTGGTGATGTTAAGCATAATACCATCCAAAGTGATATGCTGCCATCGTTGGCGTCGCGCATTAAGCACAGTTTACGCATAAAAAACCCGAAATGTGTAGCTTACGATATTTTATTTGGTTGCCCAGGTTGGATAGAGGGTGTTATTCAAGCACAGGCATTTATAAAAACTGGCATGGCCAAACGCTGTTTAGTCATTGGTACAGAAACCTTATCGCGTGTTACTGATAAACATGACCGAGATGCCATGATTTTTTCAGACGGTGCTGGCGCTACCATTATTGAAGCAAGTGATGGAGAAGGTGGTATTCTGGCGCACGAAACAGCAAGTTTTACATATGACGAAGCCTACTATTTGTTCTTTGGAAAATCAAATAACCCAGAGCTTCCACAGGATACACGTTACATTAAAATGGATGGCCGAAAAATTTATGAGTTTGCACTCACCAACGTACCTCAGGCTATGAAAACCTGTTTGGACAACAGCGGTATTGACATAAAAGACGTTAAAAAGATTTTTATACATCAAGCTAACGAAAAAATGGACGAAGCCATTTTAAAACGCTTTTACCGTTTGTATAAAACTGAAATCCCTAAAGGCATTATGCCCATGAGTATCCAAAAGTTAGGCAACAGTTCGGTAGCTACGGTACCCACGCTTTTTGATTTGGTTAAACGCAACCAATTGGAAGGCCATAATATCAGTAAAGGTGACGTTGTTATTTTTGCAAGCGTAGGTGCTGGCATGCATATTAATGCTATTGTTTATCAATATTAA
- a CDS encoding sigma-70 family RNA polymerase sigma factor encodes MPNHKIDPNKWIDLYSDYLFNYTIARVSDRVIAEDLVQDTFLAGLKSMKNFKGEASERTWLISILKRKIIDYYRKINSKKGKAEIRVNYSTGEENEGDWLEERVGDPFDKTAQDTLENEELGEAIYNCLEKLPQKQAEVFKMKTILGHETEAICNELNITPSNLWVIIHRARTALAECLKENWF; translated from the coding sequence ATGCCCAACCACAAGATAGACCCGAATAAGTGGATAGATTTATATTCCGATTACTTATTCAACTATACCATTGCACGAGTGAGCGATAGGGTTATTGCTGAAGATTTGGTACAAGACACCTTTTTGGCAGGGCTAAAGTCTATGAAAAACTTTAAAGGAGAAGCTAGCGAGCGTACCTGGCTCATCTCTATTCTAAAGCGTAAAATAATTGATTATTACAGAAAAATCAATTCAAAAAAGGGCAAAGCAGAAATCAGGGTTAATTATAGCACAGGAGAAGAAAATGAAGGCGATTGGCTAGAAGAACGCGTTGGAGACCCTTTTGATAAAACGGCTCAGGACACCCTTGAAAACGAAGAACTGGGTGAAGCCATTTACAACTGCCTAGAAAAACTGCCCCAAAAACAAGCCGAAGTGTTCAAAATGAAAACCATACTCGGCCATGAAACTGAAGCCATTTGTAATGAACTAAATATTACACCGTCTAACCTTTGGGTAATCATCCATCGTGCTCGTACCGCTTTGGCCGAATGCCTAAAAGAAAATTGGTTTTAA
- a CDS encoding T9SS type A sorting domain-containing protein codes for MKTKLTIKNTLLTHQVMVEKLLKNRLLMSLSLICIMTLWSFTLHGQRYMENLDRGVFAMETGTNSVLVSWRILGTEYAQNATYNVYRGSTKIASNLSVSNYIDTQAFFPGNYSVAAVIDGTEQERSAGKARISGAYFTIPVRSVNGGYNTHHLNDASVGDLDGDGEYEIVIKRLSNDESPNSPYNHYLEAYELDGTFMWAVDLGPNLLHAVEVNFLVYDFDNDGKAEVATRTSDGMIDGLGNNIGDRDEDGFIDYRASAVQNGPFWFRTYGPDYISIFDGQTGEEIAWDFYISLTPIEQWGRPGQNLSQLGHRATKCMWAVAYLDGVNPSIVIGRGIYERIKLEAWNFGNGTLTKEWAWDSSPNGIASDYHGQGNHNLAAGDVDGDGRDEITYGGMTVDENGNGLYSTTFGHGDAAHLADINPNIDGMEYFSCQEHAGGSVPGISIRNAMTGEVQWANWSSGDIGRCMAADVDANHKGMEVWGSDGSGLRSCTGQLISTSIPTTAGGGNSYNFGVWWDGDVQREILDRTVITKWNGNGTDRVATLYNIASISDNNGSKSNPCLMADILGDWREEVIYRLSDNTGLAVFVTPYPTEQRMYTLMHDPNYRSAIAWQMNSYNQPPNLSFYFGGGMDTPPAPNIQLVTGGTLDVAEKNITEGINIYPNPSNGIYDINLPMSISNVSSELYNTNGALISIQNHELNGKNFQLDITDKPSGLYFLKINLSEPVTLKIIKTD; via the coding sequence ATGAAAACGAAGCTTACCATTAAAAACACGCTATTAACCCACCAAGTTATGGTTGAAAAATTATTAAAAAACAGGTTACTTATGAGCCTGTCTTTGATCTGTATCATGACGCTTTGGAGTTTTACACTTCACGGACAACGTTACATGGAAAACCTTGACAGAGGAGTATTTGCCATGGAAACTGGCACTAACTCAGTATTGGTCAGTTGGCGAATTCTCGGCACAGAATATGCCCAGAATGCTACCTATAACGTATATCGAGGGTCAACAAAAATTGCATCAAACCTGAGTGTTTCAAATTATATCGATACACAGGCATTCTTTCCTGGCAATTATAGTGTAGCAGCTGTCATTGACGGAACAGAGCAAGAACGTTCAGCAGGTAAAGCCCGTATATCAGGAGCGTATTTTACTATTCCAGTAAGATCGGTTAATGGTGGTTACAACACTCATCATTTAAATGATGCTTCTGTTGGCGATTTAGATGGAGACGGCGAATACGAAATTGTTATAAAAAGACTTTCAAATGATGAATCTCCTAATTCACCCTACAACCACTACCTTGAAGCTTATGAACTTGATGGTACATTTATGTGGGCCGTTGATTTGGGGCCTAATTTATTACATGCGGTAGAGGTGAACTTTTTGGTGTATGATTTTGATAATGACGGTAAGGCCGAAGTTGCCACTAGAACATCAGATGGCATGATTGATGGCTTAGGTAATAATATTGGCGACAGAGATGAAGACGGATTTATCGATTATCGTGCTTCAGCGGTACAAAATGGGCCTTTTTGGTTTAGAACCTATGGCCCTGATTATATATCAATATTTGATGGTCAAACCGGTGAAGAGATTGCATGGGACTTTTACATCAGTTTAACCCCTATAGAACAATGGGGACGACCAGGCCAAAACCTTTCTCAACTTGGCCACAGAGCTACCAAGTGTATGTGGGCAGTTGCTTATCTTGATGGTGTAAATCCAAGTATTGTAATTGGCAGGGGAATTTATGAACGTATAAAACTTGAAGCATGGAATTTTGGAAATGGAACTTTGACAAAGGAATGGGCTTGGGATAGTAGTCCTAACGGGATAGCCTCTGATTATCACGGACAAGGCAACCACAATCTTGCTGCCGGCGATGTTGATGGCGATGGTAGAGATGAGATAACCTACGGAGGTATGACCGTTGACGAAAACGGTAATGGCCTTTACTCTACCACTTTTGGTCATGGCGATGCTGCGCATTTAGCAGATATTAATCCTAATATTGACGGTATGGAATATTTTAGCTGCCAAGAGCATGCTGGAGGATCAGTTCCCGGCATATCAATAAGAAATGCCATGACTGGTGAAGTACAATGGGCAAACTGGTCAAGTGGTGATATAGGAAGATGTATGGCTGCCGATGTAGATGCAAACCACAAAGGTATGGAAGTATGGGGGTCTGATGGTTCTGGTCTTCGTAGCTGTACTGGTCAACTTATATCAACCTCAATACCAACTACCGCAGGAGGTGGAAATTCTTATAATTTTGGTGTCTGGTGGGATGGTGATGTTCAACGTGAAATACTCGATAGAACTGTAATTACCAAATGGAATGGAAATGGTACAGACAGGGTAGCTACTTTATATAATATAGCATCAATTTCTGACAATAACGGTTCTAAATCCAATCCTTGCCTTATGGCTGATATTTTAGGAGATTGGCGAGAAGAAGTTATTTACAGGCTTTCTGATAATACTGGTCTGGCTGTTTTTGTTACGCCTTACCCAACAGAGCAAAGAATGTACACTTTAATGCATGACCCTAACTACAGATCTGCTATTGCATGGCAGATGAATTCATATAACCAGCCTCCTAATCTTAGTTTTTATTTTGGCGGCGGAATGGATACACCACCTGCTCCTAATATCCAATTGGTTACCGGGGGAACATTAGATGTGGCTGAAAAGAACATAACAGAAGGCATAAATATTTATCCAAATCCTTCTAATGGTATTTATGATATTAATCTTCCTATGTCCATTAGTAATGTCAGTAGTGAATTATATAACACTAATGGCGCTTTGATTTCTATACAAAATCATGAATTAAACGGAAAAAACTTCCAACTGGATATTACAGATAAACCTTCTGGATTGTATTTCTTAAAAATTAATTTGTCTGAACCTGTAACCTTAAAGATTATTAAAACGGACTAA
- a CDS encoding glycosyltransferase: MKFCIIIPAHNEESSIGLTLDSLLNQSLLPKQVVIVNDNSTDNTQDIVEAYTEKYNFISLVNSKSSNQHLPGSKIINAFYKGYEILDDDYDVICKFDADLIFPKDYLEQLVIHFNNNPKLGMASGFCYIERKGDWVLENLTRKDHIRGALKAYRKACFLEMGKLKPSMGWDTVDELLAKYYGWDILTDESLHVKHLKPTGISYNKASKYLQGEAMYKMRYGFLITFISALKLAYKKGSFSLFKDYLIGYFKAKKEKIKFLVSEDEGKFIRNLRWKGMLNKRGAN, encoded by the coding sequence ATGAAATTTTGTATAATCATACCTGCACACAACGAAGAAAGTTCTATTGGGCTAACTCTAGACTCCCTTTTAAACCAGTCTCTTCTGCCTAAACAAGTGGTTATTGTTAACGACAACTCAACAGACAACACGCAGGACATCGTTGAGGCTTACACCGAAAAATACAACTTTATTTCGTTGGTAAATTCAAAATCTTCAAACCAGCACTTGCCAGGTTCAAAAATCATTAATGCCTTTTATAAAGGTTATGAGATTTTAGATGATGATTATGATGTGATTTGTAAATTTGATGCCGATTTAATTTTTCCAAAAGATTATTTAGAACAACTCGTCATTCATTTTAACAACAACCCAAAACTAGGCATGGCCTCTGGTTTTTGCTATATTGAAAGAAAAGGTGACTGGGTTTTAGAAAATTTAACCCGAAAAGACCACATTCGCGGGGCCTTGAAAGCTTACAGAAAAGCATGCTTTTTAGAAATGGGAAAACTAAAACCTTCCATGGGATGGGATACTGTGGATGAGCTTTTGGCAAAATACTACGGTTGGGATATTTTAACGGACGAATCATTACACGTTAAACATCTCAAACCAACAGGAATAAGCTACAACAAAGCTTCAAAATACTTACAGGGTGAAGCCATGTACAAAATGCGTTATGGCTTTCTAATCACCTTTATTTCTGCCCTAAAACTGGCTTACAAAAAAGGTAGTTTCTCTTTGTTTAAAGATTATTTGATAGGTTATTTTAAAGCAAAAAAAGAAAAAATCAAATTTTTAGTTTCAGAAGATGAAGGGAAATTTATTCGCAACCTACGTTGGAAAGGGATGTTAAACAAAAGAGGTGCAAATTAG